The genomic region CGCCGGGCGAGCCGTCCGGCAGCGGGTACGCCTGCTGGTCGCCGCCCAGCACCACGAGCGCCGCGTACCCCTCCAGGTCGGCGGGGAGTTCGTCACCGGCGTGCGGGCGGACCACCCACAGCTCCAGCCCAGCCTCGGTCAGCCACTCACCCAACCGGCGTGCGTCGTCGGTCGGGTCGTTCTCGATCACCAGCGCGGTTGCCACGCGTCGAGGCTAGCCGGTAGGTCCCACAGCGCCACGCCCCGCCACGGCCCACGCCGCTCGGACGCTTCGACCCGTACGCCATTGTTCGGCCCGTGCGCGAGCGTTCGCGGCCGACGTGCGCGCTGGCGTTCGCGGCCACGCGCGCTGGCGTTCGGGACCGACGTGCGCGAGCGTTCGCGGCTGGACCGCGCGGTCGTCGACGGCCGGCGTTCGCGGCTCGTTAGGCTCTGCCGTTGTGATCAGCGAGGATTCCGCCGCCGTCCGTCCACCAGTCCTGCGCCCCGGGGACACGGTGCTGCTGGTGTCACCGTCGGGGCCGACCTCACCGGAGCGGGTCGCCCGGGGGATGGAGTTGCTCACCGGGTGGGGCCTGCGGCCGGTGCCGGCGCCCAACGCGTACGCCCGCCACGGCTACCTCGCCGGCACCGACGACCTGCGGGCCGCCGACCTGAACGCGGCGTTCGCCGACCCGCAGGTACGCGGCGTGATCTGTACCCGGGGCGGATACGGCGCCCAGCGGATCGTGGACGCCATCGACATGGCCGCCGTCCGCCGCGACCCGAAGGTGGTGGCCGGTTTCTCGGACATCACCGCGTTGCAGCTCGCCCTGTGGCGGGGCGCCCGGCTGGCCGGTGTGCACGGCCCGGGGGCCGCCTGGCGGGACGAGCGGACGTCGCTGCGCTCCGCCGAGTCCCTGCACGCGGCGCTGATGACCACCGAGCCGGTGACCGTCGAGGCGGTGCCCACCGAGGAGACCTTCGGCGTACGCGTGCCGGGTCGCGCCACCGGCACCCTGCTCGGCGGCAACCTGTGCCTGATCGCCGCCTCGATCGGCACGCCGGACCTGCCCGACCTGACCGGTGCGGTGCTGTTGATCGAGGATGTGCAGGAGCCCCCGTACAAGGTCGACCGGATGCTTACCCACCTGCGCCGGGCCGGCGCGTTGGACGGGCTGGCCGGGGTGGCGGTCGGGCAGTTCACCGACTGCGGCGACGGCTGGGACACCACGATCGTCGACGTGCTCACCGAACGCCTCGGCGACCTGGGCGTACCGGTCCTCGGCGGCCTCCCCATCGGCCACGGCCCCGACCAGCTGACCGTCCCGGTAGGCACGACCGCAACCCTGGACACCACCACGAACACCCTGCAAACAACCCCCGCAGTCCAGTAACCCCACCCCCACCCCCTTTTCCCGGTGATCAAGAGGTTTGGGTCATTTCCGGGCCGGATCGTGACGCGAACCTCTTGATCACCAGAGCCCGCGGCTCGGGACGGCTGGGCCGCGGGTCAGGTGGTGGGCGGGCTCAGGTGGGCTACCGCGCCGATCTCAAGTGCTACCCAGACTCCGTCGGGGGTTCGGGTGATGCCGTGGGGTTCCGCTCCGGGGGTGGGCAGGTCGTAGCTCTCGATCCGGCCGGTGGTGTCGATGTGGCCGATCCGGTTGGCGCCCCACTCGGTGAACCACGCGCCGCCCGCCGGGTCCGCCACGATCGCGTGTGGACGGGCCGCCCGGTCCGGCAGCGGCACCTCGACGAGCACGCCGTCCGGATCGATCCGGCCGAGCTGACCGGCCGCGATCTCCACGAACCAGACGGACCCGTCCGCGCCGAGGGTGACGCCGACCGGTCCGGCGTCCGCGGTGGGCAAGGGGTGCAGCGTCACCCGGCCGTCGAGGTCGA from Micromonospora lupini harbors:
- a CDS encoding S66 peptidase family protein, which encodes MISEDSAAVRPPVLRPGDTVLLVSPSGPTSPERVARGMELLTGWGLRPVPAPNAYARHGYLAGTDDLRAADLNAAFADPQVRGVICTRGGYGAQRIVDAIDMAAVRRDPKVVAGFSDITALQLALWRGARLAGVHGPGAAWRDERTSLRSAESLHAALMTTEPVTVEAVPTEETFGVRVPGRATGTLLGGNLCLIAASIGTPDLPDLTGAVLLIEDVQEPPYKVDRMLTHLRRAGALDGLAGVAVGQFTDCGDGWDTTIVDVLTERLGDLGVPVLGGLPIGHGPDQLTVPVGTTATLDTTTNTLQTTPAVQ